A window of Micromonospora eburnea genomic DNA:
AGCTCGTGGCCCTGGCGTACCGGCACCGGCTCATCGAGCCCAGCTAGGTTTACTTGGTTTTCGGGGTCTTGACGATCATCGGGCCCGGATATGCCGACGGACAGGGCCGATGCGGTGGTCTCACGCTACCTCGCTGGCTGGTAGCGGGTTGATGATGGCGCTGGCTTCGTGGGCGGCGGGGCTGAGGTAGCCGAGGCTGGAGTGCCGGGCGGCGGGTGTTGTACCAGCCTGCCACGTACTCGAATATCGGCTGGCGTTGCGGGTGGGCCATGCCTTGGCGGTGAATCAGTTCGGCCTTGAGCGTGGCGAAGAACGACTCGGCGACGGCGTTGTCCGAGCGCTGCCTGCGCCGGCCCAGTGGTAGCCGGATTCCGTGCCGCTTGGCCAGGCGGGCGTGTCCGTCGCGTCCGGCGGGCTCTGGCTATTTCCGGGGTGGCAGTGGTGCGACCGGGCGGACCGCG
This region includes:
- a CDS encoding integrase core domain-containing protein, with protein sequence MAKRHGIRLPLGRRRQRSDNAVAESFFATLKAELIHRQGMAHPQRQPIFEYVAGWYNTRRPALQPRLPQPRRPRSQRHHQPATSQRGSVRPPHRPCPSAYPGPMIVKTPKTK